CTATTTAACGAACTTCTCTTTCTCCTTCTCTCAGATCTCATTTCCCGAGAAAAAAAGCTTTTTTTGTTTCTCTCCGTCGTCTTCTACCGGAGAGAAAACACCGCCGCCGCCACTGCCTACGTAAGTAATGCCAATCTCGTTCTCAATTTCGATTTGGGTTTACTATTGATCGTTGACTTCTGCCTTTTTGTGTAATTAGGGTTTATTAGGATCAAGCTCAAACCTTGAAATCAAACCATTAAGATCCAAATCGTGTTGCTTGATTGTGGGTTTCAGGTGGATTGTATTTGACATGGATTAGGAAAGAAAAAGGAGGAATCTTTGTCTTCTCCAGATTGTTTTGGATTTTGGGTATACTTTCCATATCTCTGTTGTGGTGGATCTGTGTTATGGATACGAGTCGTGGAGAGGCTAAAGAGGCCAACGGATTTGAGAATCATAAGGCTATTGTTGAGGTTCAAGTCTGTGAGGAGGAGGAGGAAGAAGAAGAAGAAAGTGAGTCACAGTGTTTGTTGCCTCCTCCTAGGAAAGGAGGGATGTCTACAAGTAGTGACAAGATTAAGAGGACTGTGCAGTGGACTGATAACAAAGGAGACAATCTTGCTGAGGTTTTAGTTTATGAACCAAGGTAAAGATATTATCACAAGGAACACAACAAGTCTCTGTTGATTGTTTTGTTTCCTTCAGCTTGTGAACTTGTTTGTTTAGACCGCCTCCAACAAGTTGCGTTTTTGTTTAGTAATGGTTTCGATAGATAAGTTCTTGCGGTTGCTTCTCATGTTTAATAAGCATTGACCTGGAACTCCTTTAGCTTAGTGTTTTCGTTTGATGAGACTTAGGCTTGCTGCTTCCTAATATAGCTCATTGGTTTATTGTTATCGCTTTCAAAACAAATAGCTGGTTGCAAATTTCTTTAGTGTTCCAAAACAATTTGGGCACTGTGGAATCTGAATTTAGCAAAGATTAGTGAAAAGTGAAAACCATTGGATAATTCAGATTACTGATGACTTCTTTTTGATAGTCCATATTGTTAGTTCCTCTGTTATAAGTACAGTTGAGTAGTTATCTCTGTTCAGGAACTTACTCTCTTGCATTGTTGTGTGTTCTGTTTGGAAACTGGAAATAATTTATTTAACTTTTGCTTCCATTTTATGCTTTTCAGTGAAGTAAGCGATTCAGATGACGATGATTCAGATGCTTGCATCTGCGCCATTATGTAATCCTCAAAACCTGCATTCAATCACCATTAACATGGAGTTTTTAACGATGAGCTCGTCCTTGTATCTGGCTTCTTTTCAGCAACCAGTATTTGTGAGAGGATAAGCGAGTGGACATCACCAATCACGAAGTTTCAGATTTTTTTGCTCAGGACTTCTGACAAGAAGCCAGTCCAAAAGAGGGATTGTCACATATCAGTTACAGGAGAGAGAGTATATAGATTATAGATTACTGCTGTATTGATCAATAGAGGCTGATCTTCAAGCCGAAGATCATTGAGTGCTGTTTGATTTTTTCAGGTTTAGATAGTAAACGTGTTTCCGCAACATTAATCTTATATATTAAACAAAAGTCACAATCTTGATTCATATGCGATTTTTTTTTTTAAAAAAATAGTTCTAATGGACCTGTGTTTCAAAAAAAAAAAAAAAAAAAAAAAAAAAAAAAAAAAAAGACCTAATGACCTATTTCTACAAATTCATGTTACATTTAATCTCTAATCTTATCATTTAAATTTTGGTTGTACCAGAAATTTTTAATTTAATGTTTTAATATTATACCTCCATATGTTAAATATTTAAATATTTGTCGATGTTAATTTTTAAAATTATAATATTTTTTTTTAAATAACAAAAATCATATTATCTAACCGTGATTAATCTTTACTACCTCAGATGGAAGACTTTCCAGACGACTTAATTAAGTCGTCCGATAAGTCGTCCAGCTGGGAAGACTTTCCAGACGCCTTATTATAAGTCGTCTAATAAGTCGTCCAGATGGAAGACTTTCCAGACGACTTAATTAAGTCGTCCGATAAGTCGTCCAGCTGGGAAGACTTTCCAGACGCCTTATTATAAGTCGTCTAATAAGTCGTCCAGATGGAAGACTTTCCAGACGACTTAATTAAGTCGTCCGATAAGTCGTCCAGCTGGGAAGACTTTCCAGACGCCTTATTATAAGTCGTCTAATAAGTCGTCCAGATGGAAGACTTTCCAGACGACTTAATTAAGTCGTCCGATAAGTCGTCCAGCTGGGAAGACTTTCCAGACGCCTTATTATAAGTCGTCTAATAAGTCGTCCAGATGGAAGACTTTCCAGACGACTTAATTAAGTCGTCCGATAAGTCGTCCAGCTGGGAAGACTTTCCAGACGCCTTATTATAAGTCGTCTAATAAGTCGTCCAGATGGAAGACTTTCCAGACGACTTAATTAAGTCGTCCGATAAGTCGTCCAGCTGGGAAGACTTTCCAGACGCCTTATTATAAGTCGTCTAATAAGTCGTCCAGATGGAAGACTTTCCAGACGACTTAATTAAGTCGTCCGATAAGTCGTCCAGCTGGGAAGACTTTCCAGACGCCTTATTATAAGTCGTCTAATAAGTCGTCCAGATGGAAGACTTTCCAGACGACTTAATTAAGTCGTCCGATAAGTCGTCCAGCTGGGAAGACTTTCCAGACGCCTTATTATAAGTCGTCTAATAAGTCGTCCAGATGGAAGACTTTCCAGACGACTTAATTAAGTCGTCCGATAAGTCGTCCAGCTGGGAAGACTTTCCAGACGCCTTATTATAAGTCGTCTAATAAGTCGTCCAGATGGAAGACTTTCCAGACGACTTAATTAAGTCGTCCGATAAGTCGTCCAGCTGGGAAGACTTTCCAGACGCCTTATTATAAGTCGTCTAATAAGTCGTCCAGATGGAAGACTTTCCAGACGACTTAATTAAGTCGTCCGATAAGTCGTCCAGCTGGGAAGACTTTCCAGACGCCTTATTATAAGTCGTCTAATAAGTCGTCCAGATGGAAGACTTTCCAGACGACTTAATTAAGTCGTCCGATAAGTCGTCCAGCTGGGAAGACTTTCCAGACGCCTTATTATAAGTCGTCTAATAAGTCGTCCAGATGGAAGACTTTCCAGACGACTTAATTAAGTCGTCCGATAAGTCGTCCAGCTGGGAAGACTTTCCAGACGCCTTATTATAAGTCGTCTAATAAGTCGTCCAGATGGAAGACTTTCCAGACGACTTAATTAAGTCGTCCGATAAGTCGTCCAGCTGGGAAGACTTTCCAGACGCCTTATTATAAGTCGTCTAATAAGTCGTCCAGATGGAAGACTTTCCAGACGACTTAATTAAGTCGTCCGATAAGTCGTCCAGCTGGGAAGACTTTCCAGACGCCTTATTATAAGTCGTCTAATAAGTCGTCCAGATGGAAGACTTTCCAGACGACTTAATTAAGTCGTCCGATAAGTCGTCCAGCTGGGAAGACTTTCCAGACGCCTTATTATAAGTCGTCTAATAAGTCGTCCAGATGGAAGACTTTCCAGACGACTTAATTAAGTCGTCCGATAAGTCGTCCAGCTGGGAAGACTTTCCAGACGCCTTATTATAAGTCGTCTAATAAGTCGTCCAGATGGAAGACTTTCCAGACGACTTAATTAAGTCGTCCGATAAGTCGTCCAGCTGGGAAGACTTTCCAGACGCCTTATTATAAGTCGTCTAATAAGTCGTCCAGATGGAAGACTTTCCAGACGACTTAATTAAGTCGTCCGATAAGTCGTCCAGCTGGGAAGACTTTCCAGACGCCTTATTATAAGTCGTCTAATAAGTCGTCCAGATGGAAGACTTTCCAGACGACTTAATTAAGTCGTCCGATAAGTCGTCCAGCTGGGAAGACTTTCCAGACGCCTTATTATAAGTCGTCTAATAAGTCGTCCAGATGGAAGACTTTCCAGACGACTTAATTAAGTCGTCCGATAAGTCGTCCAGCTGGGAAGACTTTCCAGACGCCTTATTATAAGTCGTCTAATAAGTCGTCCAGATGGAAGACTTTCCAGACGACTTAATTAAGTCGTCCGATAAGTCGTCCAGCTGGGAAGACTTTCCAGACGCCTTATTATAAGTCGTCTAATAAGTCGTCCAGATGGAAGACTTTCCAGACGACTTAATTAAGTCGTCCGATAAGTCGTCCAGCTGGGAAGACTTTCCAGACGCCTTATTATAAGTCGTCTAATAAGTCGTCCAG
The DNA window shown above is from Brassica oleracea var. oleracea cultivar TO1000 chromosome C3, BOL, whole genome shotgun sequence and carries:
- the LOC106331518 gene encoding uncharacterized protein LOC106331518 isoform X1, with translation MDTSRGEAKEANGFENHKAIVEVQVCEEEEEEEEESESQCLLPPPRKGGMSTSSDKIKRTVQWTDNKGDNLAEVLVYEPSEVSDSDDDDSDACICAIINQYL
- the LOC106331518 gene encoding uncharacterized protein LOC106331518 isoform X2; the encoded protein is MDTSRGEAKEANGFENHKAIVEVQVCEEEEEEEEESESQCLLPPPRKGGMSTSSDKIKRTVQWTDNKGDNLAEVLVYEPSEVSDSDDDDSDACICAIM